In a genomic window of Variovorax paradoxus:
- a CDS encoding response regulator transcription factor produces MSTPLPETPEPVSLTPALVVEDDPAMQQRLAHVLGTLGCTAPQIAWADSVASARTLLAERSFGVALVDIGLPDGSGVDLIGWLRQHHPRLPAVVISAYRTEETIFAALRAGAIGYLLKERDDLELGIALRSIEQGGAPIDPAIARRILGWLTLQPNATPAPLPVPAMTADTQPGELLPAAGATPSKEDAPAAALLSRREHRILELVSQGLSNRDMAEMLSISRLTVECHTKNIYRKLAVGSRTEAVYQARLHGLLR; encoded by the coding sequence ATGTCCACGCCCCTTCCGGAAACCCCAGAACCCGTGTCGCTGACCCCCGCGCTGGTGGTCGAGGACGACCCGGCCATGCAGCAGCGGCTGGCCCACGTGCTCGGCACCTTGGGCTGCACGGCGCCGCAGATCGCCTGGGCCGACAGCGTGGCCTCGGCACGGACGCTGCTGGCCGAGCGCAGCTTCGGCGTGGCGCTGGTCGACATCGGGCTGCCCGACGGCAGCGGCGTCGACCTGATCGGCTGGCTGCGGCAGCACCATCCGCGCCTGCCGGCGGTGGTGATCTCGGCCTACCGCACCGAGGAAACCATCTTCGCGGCGCTGCGCGCGGGCGCCATCGGCTACCTGCTGAAGGAGCGCGACGACCTCGAGCTCGGCATCGCGCTGCGCAGCATCGAACAGGGCGGCGCGCCGATCGATCCCGCGATCGCGCGGCGCATCCTGGGCTGGCTCACGCTCCAGCCGAACGCCACGCCCGCGCCGCTGCCGGTCCCGGCCATGACCGCCGACACCCAGCCCGGCGAGCTGCTGCCCGCCGCCGGCGCCACGCCATCGAAAGAGGACGCACCCGCCGCCGCGCTGCTGAGCCGGCGCGAGCACCGCATCCTCGAACTGGTGTCGCAGGGCCTCAGCAACCGCGACATGGCCGAAATGCTCTCGATCTCCCGATTGACCGTGGAATGCCACACCAAGAACATCTACCGCAAGCTGGCCGTCGGATCGCGCACCGAGGCGGTGTACCAGGCGCGGCTGCACGGGCTGCTGCGCTGA